From a single Microbacterium terrisoli genomic region:
- the paaK gene encoding phenylacetate--CoA ligase PaaK yields MSETVAATGSAAKGAALETLDPEERMSQDELRALQLERLQWTVRHAYENVPLYHRRFDEAGVAPDDIRTLDDVQRLPFTTKGDLRETYPFGMFAVPMDQVRRLHASSGTTGRPTVVGYTEGDLQRWARLVARSLRASGVRPGMKVHNAYGYGLFTGGLGLHDGAAMLGATVIPVSGGQTARQVQLIRDFEPEVISCTPSYLLTIADAMEEAGIDPRSTSLRIGVLGAEPWTNELRAEIERRLGIDAVDIYGLSEVMGPGVANECIETKDGPHVWEDHFLPETIDAETGATVADGELGELVFTSLTKEAFPIIRYRTRDLTRLLPGTARPGMRRIQKITGRDDDMIILRGVNLFPTQIEEIVLGIEALTSNFVIELTKKGQLDAMAVRIERHPSLSVSTCLAATEVLRKRIKAHLGTTVEVRLEEPGALPRSEGKYKRVYDLR; encoded by the coding sequence ATGTCTGAGACGGTGGCCGCGACGGGTTCTGCTGCGAAGGGTGCCGCACTCGAGACGCTCGACCCTGAAGAGCGCATGTCACAGGACGAGTTGCGCGCGCTGCAGTTGGAGCGACTGCAGTGGACCGTGCGACATGCGTATGAGAACGTGCCCCTGTACCACCGCCGGTTCGACGAGGCCGGCGTGGCGCCGGACGACATCCGCACCCTCGACGACGTGCAGCGACTGCCGTTCACGACGAAGGGCGATCTGCGCGAGACATATCCGTTCGGCATGTTCGCCGTGCCGATGGATCAGGTGCGGCGGCTGCATGCCTCGTCGGGCACGACCGGGCGCCCCACCGTCGTCGGTTACACCGAGGGCGACCTGCAGCGCTGGGCGCGGCTGGTGGCCCGCTCGCTGCGCGCGTCAGGCGTACGGCCGGGCATGAAGGTGCACAACGCGTACGGGTACGGGCTGTTCACCGGCGGGCTCGGTCTGCACGATGGGGCAGCGATGCTGGGGGCGACGGTGATCCCGGTCTCGGGCGGGCAGACCGCACGTCAGGTGCAGCTCATCCGGGATTTCGAGCCCGAGGTCATCTCGTGCACCCCGAGCTATCTGCTCACGATCGCCGACGCGATGGAAGAGGCCGGCATCGACCCGCGCTCGACGTCGCTGCGCATCGGTGTGCTGGGCGCCGAGCCGTGGACCAACGAGCTGCGCGCCGAGATCGAGCGGCGCCTGGGCATCGACGCCGTCGACATCTACGGCCTGAGCGAAGTGATGGGTCCGGGGGTGGCGAACGAATGCATCGAGACCAAGGACGGCCCGCACGTGTGGGAGGACCACTTCCTGCCGGAGACGATCGACGCCGAGACCGGCGCGACAGTGGCCGACGGAGAGCTGGGCGAACTGGTCTTCACGTCGCTGACGAAAGAGGCGTTCCCGATCATCCGGTACCGCACGCGCGATCTCACGCGGCTGCTTCCGGGCACGGCGCGGCCGGGCATGCGCCGCATCCAGAAGATCACCGGACGCGACGACGACATGATCATCCTGCGCGGGGTGAACCTGTTCCCCACGCAGATCGAAGAGATCGTGCTGGGTATCGAGGCGCTGACTTCGAACTTCGTGATCGAGCTGACCAAGAAGGGGCAGCTGGATGCGATGGCCGTGCGCATCGAACGCCACCCCTCGCTGTCGGTTTCCACGTGCCTGGCCGCCACCGAGGTGCTGCGCAAGCGCATCAAGGCGCACCTGGGCACGACCGTCGAGGTGCGGCTCGAGGAGCCAGGGGCGCTGCCGCGCAGCGAGGGAAAGTACAAGCGCGTCTACGACCTGCGATGA
- the paaZ gene encoding phenylacetic acid degradation bifunctional protein PaaZ, with protein MILPSYLQGEWWTPTDDAGGVVVRDASTGEEITRVDSSGVDLAGAVDYARSVGQRSLGALTFHQRALLLKQFGTVLNDRKGELYALSARAGSTVRDAAIDVDGGIGVLFTYSSKGRRELPNAQIYLDGPAESLSKDGTFLGRHVYTRLPGTVVQINAFNFPMWGPLEKFAPAFLAGVPTIIKPATPTAYITEAWVRMLVESGVVPDGALQLVSGAVPGVFDLLRLGDVVAFTGSASTAASLRAQSPDGVRFMSETDSINASILGPDAQPGTPVFDAFVRQLMVELTAKSGQKCTAIRRAIVPSSSMDAVASALRQKLAEKVVVGDPRAEGVTMGPLVSLEQRGEVLRGVKTLVDAGGEVLVGSTQRPQVVRADGTSGAAEDGAFIDPILVGFGSDAPAAVHEVEAFGPVSALIGYDTVAQAVELANRGGGSLVTSVATDDPAVAAELMAGIGAYNGRVLFLDSVDARTSTGHGSPVPHLVHGGPGRAGGGEELGGIRAVLHFMQRTAVQGSPAMLTALTGVWHAGAGVSSDGLHPFRKSLAQLRIGDQLASASREVTLDDIETFARFTGDTFYAHMDEEAAAANPFFPGRVAHGYLLVSFAAGLFVDPAPGPVLANYGLENLRFVTPVSPGDSIHVALTAKQITPRETDDYGEVRWDAVIRNQNDDIVATYDVLTLVAKQ; from the coding sequence ATGATCCTACCCAGCTACCTGCAGGGGGAGTGGTGGACCCCGACGGATGACGCCGGCGGTGTCGTCGTGCGCGACGCGTCGACCGGTGAGGAGATCACGCGGGTCGACAGCTCCGGCGTCGACCTCGCCGGGGCCGTGGACTACGCGCGCAGCGTCGGGCAGCGGTCGCTGGGGGCGTTGACGTTCCATCAGCGGGCGCTGCTGCTCAAGCAGTTCGGCACGGTGCTGAACGACCGCAAGGGCGAGCTGTACGCACTGAGCGCACGCGCGGGCTCGACCGTGCGCGACGCTGCGATCGACGTCGACGGCGGCATCGGAGTGCTGTTCACCTACAGCTCGAAGGGCCGGCGCGAGCTGCCCAACGCGCAGATCTACCTGGACGGCCCGGCCGAATCGCTGTCGAAGGACGGCACGTTCCTCGGGCGACACGTCTACACGCGTCTTCCGGGCACAGTCGTGCAGATCAACGCGTTCAACTTTCCGATGTGGGGGCCGCTGGAGAAGTTCGCCCCCGCATTCCTGGCGGGCGTGCCCACGATCATCAAGCCCGCCACTCCCACCGCGTACATCACCGAGGCGTGGGTGCGCATGCTCGTCGAGTCGGGCGTCGTGCCCGACGGCGCGCTGCAACTGGTGTCGGGTGCGGTGCCCGGCGTGTTCGACCTGCTGCGCTTGGGGGACGTGGTGGCCTTCACCGGGTCGGCTTCGACGGCCGCTTCGCTGCGCGCGCAGTCGCCCGACGGCGTGCGGTTCATGAGCGAGACCGACTCGATCAACGCGTCGATCCTGGGGCCCGACGCGCAACCGGGCACTCCGGTCTTCGATGCTTTCGTTCGTCAGCTGATGGTGGAGCTCACCGCCAAGAGCGGCCAGAAGTGCACGGCGATCAGGCGGGCCATCGTGCCGTCGTCGTCGATGGATGCCGTTGCCTCCGCGCTGCGGCAGAAGCTCGCCGAGAAGGTCGTGGTGGGTGATCCTCGCGCCGAAGGCGTGACGATGGGGCCGCTGGTCTCGCTCGAGCAGCGCGGCGAGGTGCTGCGCGGGGTGAAGACGCTCGTGGATGCCGGCGGTGAGGTGCTGGTCGGCTCGACGCAGAGGCCCCAGGTCGTGCGCGCCGACGGGACGAGCGGTGCGGCCGAGGACGGCGCGTTCATCGACCCGATCCTGGTCGGGTTCGGGTCGGATGCTCCCGCCGCCGTGCACGAGGTCGAGGCGTTCGGGCCGGTTTCGGCGCTGATCGGCTACGACACGGTGGCGCAGGCCGTGGAGCTTGCCAACCGCGGCGGCGGATCGCTCGTGACCAGTGTCGCAACCGACGATCCCGCCGTGGCGGCGGAGCTCATGGCCGGCATCGGCGCCTACAACGGGCGCGTGCTGTTCCTCGATTCGGTCGATGCCCGCACCTCGACGGGGCACGGGTCGCCGGTTCCGCATCTCGTGCACGGCGGGCCCGGCCGCGCCGGCGGGGGAGAGGAGCTCGGCGGCATCCGGGCTGTGCTGCACTTCATGCAGCGCACGGCGGTGCAGGGCTCGCCCGCCATGCTCACCGCTCTGACCGGAGTGTGGCATGCGGGAGCGGGGGTGTCCTCGGACGGTCTGCATCCGTTCCGCAAGTCGCTGGCGCAGCTGCGCATCGGCGATCAACTTGCCTCGGCCAGCCGAGAGGTCACCCTCGACGACATCGAGACGTTCGCGCGGTTCACCGGCGACACGTTCTATGCCCACATGGACGAAGAGGCCGCCGCGGCCAACCCGTTCTTTCCGGGGCGCGTCGCGCACGGCTATCTTCTCGTATCGTTCGCCGCGGGCCTGTTCGTCGATCCGGCGCCCGGGCCGGTGCTGGCCAACTACGGCCTGGAGAACCTGCGGTTCGTCACCCCGGTCTCACCGGGCGACAGCATCCACGTCGCGCTGACGGCTAAGCAGATCACGCCTCGCGAGACCGACGACTACGGCGAGGTGCGCTGGGACGCGGTGATCCGCAACCAGAACGACGACATCGTGGCGACCTACGACGTGCTGACCCTCGTCGCGAAGCAGTAG
- a CDS encoding 3-hydroxyacyl-CoA dehydrogenase family protein, whose amino-acid sequence MIPAQVGVIGGGRMGAGIAHAFACAGAHVAVIERDDEMVDAAAERIRDLIGRSAERGTLQRDRAAVEASVTVTTDADALSSVALVVEAVPEDRVMKAAAFARAEAVIGDDAVLASNTSSISIDALAETVRHPERFVGMHFFNPVPSSSLVEVVTGAATDPAVTARVREWVEGIGKTAIVVRDAPGFASSRLGVALGLEAIRMVEEGVASPADIDAAMQLGYRHPMGPLRTTDIVGLDVRLGIAEELHAQLGERFAPPELLRRMVAEGRLGRKSGRGFYEWSEG is encoded by the coding sequence ATGATCCCCGCACAGGTCGGTGTCATCGGCGGCGGGCGCATGGGAGCGGGCATCGCGCACGCCTTCGCCTGCGCGGGCGCGCACGTCGCGGTGATCGAGAGGGACGACGAGATGGTGGATGCCGCAGCCGAGCGCATCCGTGATCTCATCGGCCGCTCGGCCGAGCGCGGCACGCTCCAGCGCGATCGCGCCGCGGTCGAGGCATCCGTCACCGTCACGACCGACGCCGATGCGCTGAGCTCAGTCGCACTCGTCGTCGAAGCGGTGCCCGAAGACCGCGTCATGAAGGCCGCCGCCTTCGCGCGCGCCGAGGCGGTGATCGGCGATGACGCCGTGCTCGCCTCGAACACGTCGTCGATCTCGATCGACGCGCTGGCCGAAACCGTGCGGCACCCCGAGCGGTTCGTCGGCATGCACTTCTTCAACCCGGTGCCGTCTTCGTCGCTCGTCGAGGTCGTGACCGGGGCCGCGACCGACCCGGCGGTCACCGCACGCGTGCGGGAGTGGGTCGAGGGCATCGGCAAGACCGCGATCGTCGTGCGCGACGCGCCCGGGTTCGCCTCCAGCAGACTCGGCGTCGCGCTGGGCCTGGAGGCCATCCGCATGGTCGAGGAGGGTGTCGCCAGCCCTGCCGACATCGACGCGGCGATGCAGCTGGGGTACCGGCATCCCATGGGCCCCCTGCGCACGACCGACATCGTCGGGCTCGATGTGCGGCTGGGCATCGCCGAAGAACTGCACGCGCAGCTGGGCGAGCGGTTCGCGCCGCCCGAGCTGCTGCGGCGGATGGTTGCCGAAGGACGCCTGGGTCGCAAGTCCGGCCGTGGATTCTACGAATGGAGCGAAGGATGA
- the paaI gene encoding hydroxyphenylacetyl-CoA thioesterase PaaI, producing the protein MTDAATRPMMQRDRASAALGMRVEADEPGRAVVSMPVREDMTNGFAITHGGLVFALADTAFAIACNEDERVTVAAGAEITFVKSTRAGQTLTATAVRRIVTGRSGLYDVTVRDETGDVVAEFRGRSLTTNRTRGDADV; encoded by the coding sequence AGAGGGACCGCGCATCGGCGGCCCTGGGTATGCGCGTCGAAGCCGACGAGCCGGGCCGGGCAGTCGTGTCGATGCCGGTGCGCGAGGACATGACCAACGGATTCGCGATCACCCACGGCGGGCTGGTGTTCGCCCTCGCCGACACGGCGTTCGCGATCGCGTGCAACGAGGACGAGCGGGTCACCGTCGCCGCAGGCGCCGAGATCACCTTCGTGAAGTCGACGCGGGCGGGCCAGACCCTGACCGCCACCGCCGTACGTCGGATCGTCACCGGCCGCAGCGGACTGTACGACGTGACGGTGCGCGATGAGACCGGCGACGTGGTGGCCGAATTCCGCGGCCGCTCGTTGACCACGAACCGTACGAGAGGAGACGCGGATGTCTGA
- a CDS encoding enoyl-CoA hydratase/isomerase family protein, translated as MGEDDTQEQHDEPLLIERRDDRVVATLNRPRVRNAIDQDLVDRLHALCAELEASPRILIIAGAGGVFASGADIRQMLQRRAPEARAGINTRVFMRIRELPMPVIAAIDGYALGGGAELAFAADLRIGSPQAKIGNPETGLGIIAAAGATWRLPALVGEARAAELLYTGRILSADEALEWGLLSAIHPSGELLGAAHALADRIAVNDPLAVRHTKTALRAADHPAVDLELQAELFESSEKMRRMTAFLNRHKR; from the coding sequence GTGGGCGAAGACGACACGCAGGAACAGCACGACGAGCCGTTGCTGATCGAGCGCCGCGACGATCGGGTCGTGGCGACGCTGAACCGGCCGCGCGTGCGCAACGCGATCGACCAAGACCTCGTCGATCGCCTGCATGCGCTGTGCGCGGAGCTGGAGGCATCCCCTCGCATCCTCATCATCGCCGGCGCCGGGGGCGTGTTCGCGTCGGGCGCCGACATCCGACAGATGCTGCAGCGTCGTGCGCCCGAGGCGCGTGCGGGCATCAACACCCGCGTGTTCATGCGCATTCGGGAGCTGCCGATGCCGGTGATCGCCGCGATCGACGGCTACGCGTTGGGTGGCGGGGCCGAGCTCGCCTTCGCCGCCGACCTGCGCATCGGGTCGCCGCAGGCCAAGATCGGCAACCCCGAGACGGGCCTGGGCATCATCGCCGCGGCGGGCGCGACCTGGCGCCTGCCGGCGCTGGTGGGCGAAGCGCGCGCCGCCGAACTGCTGTACACCGGGCGGATCCTCAGTGCCGACGAGGCTCTCGAATGGGGACTGCTCAGCGCAATCCACCCCTCTGGCGAGTTGCTGGGCGCCGCCCACGCGCTCGCCGACCGCATCGCCGTGAACGACCCGCTCGCCGTGCGGCACACCAAGACTGCGCTGCGCGCCGCCGACCACCCCGCGGTCGACCTCGAACTGCAGGCGGAACTGTTCGAGAGCTCAGAGAAGATGCGACGCATGACGGCGTTCCTCAACAGGCACAAGCGATGA